A segment of the Vicinamibacteria bacterium genome:
GTCCCTCCCGAACGCAAGCTCATGCGACTCCGGCTGCCCGAGCCGCCTCGCTCGGGCCGAGTCGTGATCGAGCTCGAGAACATCTACAAGAGTTACGGAGGCAACCGTGTGTTCGCCGACGCGTCGCTCGTCGTCGAGCGCGGAGAGCGGCTCGCGCTCGTGGGCCCCAATGGGGTGGGCAAGTCCACGCTCATGAGGCTTCTCTCGGGAGTGGAGCCGCCGGACTCTGGGGCGGTGAAACCCGGACACAACGTCGAGCGCGCTCATTTCAGCCAGGATCGATACGATCTCGACCCGAACCGTACGGTCCTCGAGAACCTGGCCGAGGGCGCACCCATCGACATGGTGCCCAAGCTTCGGAACATCCTGGGTGCGTTTCTCTTCCAGGGCGACGACGTCGACAAACGGGTCAAGGTGCTCTCGGGAGGCGAGAAGAGTCGTCTCGCGCTCGCTCGGCTCCTGCTCAGACCCGCGAATGTCCTGCTCCTCGACGAGCCGACCAACCATCTCGACCTCGACTCGAAGGAAATCCTCCTCGACGCCCTCAAGGCTTACCAGGGCACGCTCGTCTTCGTCTC
Coding sequences within it:
- a CDS encoding ATP-binding cassette domain-containing protein, producing VPPERKLMRLRLPEPPRSGRVVIELENIYKSYGGNRVFADASLVVERGERLALVGPNGVGKSTLMRLLSGVEPPDSGAVKPGHNVERAHFSQDRYDLDPNRTVLENLAEGAPIDMVPKLRNILGAFLFQGDDVDKRVKVLSGGEKSRLALARLLLRPANVLLLDEPTNHLDLDSKEILLDALKAYQGTLVFVSHDRYFLDQLATKVAEVGNGGIELHWGGYPDFLRAKARALEPEPAPELPRFELEEEDEPVEAAPPNLPAGTLSKNKTRALQERVEELEKRIAETEIGIESLEARMSVPGFYDDPIASEPIVSTHEKLKRELVALEKEWEEVSEKVPG